The following nucleotide sequence is from Candidatus Zymogenaceae bacterium.
GATGACCGGGAGGGTGGTCTTTGAGGCGATGACCCCCGCCAGGTGGGCGGCGTACCCTGCGCCGGCGATGATGACTTGTGTCCCCCGATCTCTTGCGGCTTTCGCCAACTCATCGGTGGCATCGGGGGTTCGATGGGCCGAGGCGATACGCATCTGAGCGGAGATATTGAGCTCATCCAGGGTTTTCTTCGCCTCCTGCATCACCGGGAGATCGGATGCGCTCCCCATGACGATCAGGACCTGTTCATGAGCCATACTTCAATCCTTTCGCGCCGATGTCGGTTCTGTAGTGCGCCTCGTGAAAGTCGATGAGATCAACCGCCTCATAGGCGAGGTCTATCGCGCCCTTCAGGTCTTCTCCCAGGGCCGTCACGCCCAGCACCCGGCCGCCGGCGCTGTTGAGGAATTTCCCCACCATGGTGGTGCCCGCATGAAAGACGACCACGTCGTCTAATGACTCGGCCCTGTTTACGCCGAAAATCTGTCGCCCGATTTGGTACTTGCCCGGGTAACCGCCGCTTGCCATCACCACGCAGACCGCAGGACGGGGATCCCAGTCGAGAGTGTGGCCTGCGAGCTTTCCATCGATGGCGGCGTCAATGATCGGGCTCAGGTCGCTTTTCAGGCGCATCAAAAGCGGCTGGGCCTCGGGATCGCCGAAGCGGGCGTTAAACTCCAGCACCTTCGGCTCCCCCTTGGAGATCATCAATCCCGCGTAGAGTATGCCGACATACGGATGCCCCTCCGCCTTCATGGCCCGAACCGTGGGGATCATGATCTCCCGCATGGTCCGCTCGAAAAGCTCGTCTGTGATCACCGGCGCGGGGGAATATGCGCCCATGCCCCCGGTGTTGGGGCCGTTGTCGTTGTTGTATACCGGCTTGTGATCCTGGGAGGTGGCAAGCGGCAGGACCGTTTCGCCGTCGCTGAACGCCAGAAACGAGGCCTCCTCTCCCTTCAGCAACTCCTCCACCACCAACCGGTTGCCCGCGGCGCCGAATTCCTTCTTGACCATGATGCGATCCACGGCGTCGACGGCGTCCTGAAGCGTATGACACGGCAGAACACCCTTGCCCGCCGCCAGGCCGTCGGCCTTGATGACCATGGGACGGCCGAAATTGATGATGTAGTTACGGGCGTCTTCGGGAGAGTCGAATACGTCGAATTCGGCGGTGGGGATGTTGTACTTTTTCATGAGGTTCTTGCTGAAGGACTTGCTTCCCTCGATTCGGGCGGCAGATCTATTCGGGCCGAATATCCTCAAACCCCGTTTCGTAAACGTATCGACGATGCCCTTGGTGAGCGGTTCCTCGGGGCCGACGATGGTCAGGTCGATTTCCTCCCGGACGGCGATATCCGCCAGGTAGTCGATGTCATCGACCTTGCTTGGGACGTTCGTTCCGATCTTTGATGTGCCGCCGTTTCCCGGAGCGGTGAATATCTTTGAGATCCGCTGTTCCTGGGAGAGCTTCCAGGCCAGGGCGTGTTCCCGGCCGCCTCCGCCAATGATCAGTACCTTCATGGTTTACCTCGTCATCTATCGAATATCGGCTTTGTCAATGACGAAAATGTCGCTGTTCGGTCAGTACCATAGCCATGTTGTGTTTGTCCGCCTCTTTGATCGCATCGTCGTCCCTGATGCTTCCGCCGGGCTGAATAACCGCCGTGATTCCGGCCCGGGCCGCGGCCTCTATGCCGTCCGGATGGGGGAAAAAGGCGTCTGACCCCATGACGGCGCCCTCGGTGGTAAGCTGCGCCTTCATTTTTGCGATGTTCACCGAATCGACCCGGCTCATCTGGCCCGCGCCCACACCCACAAGCTGGTGCTCGTTGGCGAATACGATGGCGTTCGACTTCACATGCTTGACCGCCCGCCACGCCAGCTCCAGGGCGTTCCACTCTTCCTCCGTGGGCGCCCGCTTGGTGACCACCTTCGCCTTTCTGACGTCGATTGACGCGGTATCCCAGTCCTGCACCAGGAGCCCGCCGTGGACCCTTCTTAAGTTGAAACCGTCCTCGTCTCCCGCCGGTCCCGTCGGCACCACCAGGAGCCTCAGGTTTTTCTTGTCTGCAAGGATATCCTTTGCCTCGTCCGAGAAACCGGGGGCAACAACCACCTCGAGAAACGTCTCGGCCAGGGCTTCCGCGGTCTCCTGGTCCACCGGTCGATTCAGGGCGACGATGCCGCCGAACGCGGAGATCGGGTCGGTCTCCCGGGCGTTTTTGTATGTCTGGGCCAGGCTTTCCCCGCCGATGGCCATCCCGCAGGGATTGGCGTGCTTGATGATCGCCACCGCGGGCTTTTCGATATTCCTGACCACGTCCATTGCCGCATCCGTGTCCATGATGTTGTTGTAGGAGAGCTCCTTGCCCTGGAGCACCTTGGCGGAGGTGAGGGTCGCGGGGTATTTTTCATGCTCCGCGTAGAAGGCCGCCTGCTGGTGGGGATTCTCCCCATAGCGCAGAGACTGAACCTTCTGAAACTGGAAGGTGATGCTTTTGGGGAAGCGGATGCGCTTGTTATTCTCGTCGAGGGACGTCAGAAAATTGGAAATCGCCCCGTCGTAAGCCGCGGTGCGGGTAAAGGTTTTTTTGGCAAGCTCAAAGTTCGTTGACTCTGAAACCTCCCCCTTGTTATCCTTCATTTCACCGAGAACGCGATCGTAATCGGCGGGATCGACGATGACCGTGACAAAGCGGTTGTTTTTTGCCGCGGCCCTGAGCATTGTGGGTCCGCCGATATCGATGTTTTCAATCGCGTCCGCCAGGGTCACGTCTTTTTTCTCCACCGTCTCCTCGAAGGGGTAGAGGTTGACCACCACCATGTCGATGAGGGTCATCTGATGCTCGGATGCCTTTTCCATATGGGCGGTATTGTCTCGGACGGCCAGCAGTCCTCCGTGTACCTTCGGATGCAGGGTCTTGAGGCGGCCGTCCATCATCTCCGGGAATCCGGTGTAGTCGGATATATCGGTGACGGAGATGCCGTTATCAGAAAGCAGTTTCGCGGTACCGCCGGTTGATATAATCGAAACGCCCATGGCGGAAAGCTCCTGGGAAAACGAGACTATTCCGGTTTTGTCAGAGACGCTGATCAGTGCTGTTTTGATGAGAGCCATGTACCTTCACTCCTCAATCGTTGTTCGCGCCGCCTGTTATGCTTTTCCGGCACTTGCAGCGGCAAAGCTGATGGTCTTCGTATCACATATGTCGCAGCGATGTGGATCTACTCGCCGCCGGTCCAATCTCTCCGGCCTGCCCGGTAATCGCTGCGGCAATAGCCGAGGCAATCACTGCGGTAAAAAGTGGGAATGATTCCCGGCTCATGCCGAACGGGCGGTCCACTTTCGACTTATCTTTGCAGGCGGAACCGCTTTTATAACAGGAATTGGTGTGAAAATCAAGAATTCAATATCCTGAAAATCACGCGGCTCCCCCTCTCTTTAAGAGTCCATGAAAAGACCCGCTATTTAGATCTAACCGTCCGCCGCATGGCGCGGATGACGACAATCCCCAGGACCAGGGCCGCGAGACCCAGGGCGACCCATATCAACATCCGGTAGCGTTCCGAGTACGGTATCTCCCGGCTCGGAACGTAGTACGGATTTTCCCTGAGCGCGCCCGCCTCGCAGGGGGAAAACGTCGACTTGTCCAAAAATGGAAAGGTTGTGCGTAAATCATAGGACGGTGTGTGGGCCCGGACGTTGCCGGTCAGGAGGAAATAACTCTCCCCTTCTTTCACTGCGAATGTCACATGCCGGGGGACGCCCGTGATATTCGATACCGTCATATCGAGGGGCGCGTCGTCCCGGTCGTGTATGATAAACTCCAGGTAGCGTTCCTTTGTTTCGGGATATTCCAGGGTAAGCCGCTCGGTTTTGAAAGATTCTGTGGTTATTCGATGGATGACACCGCTTGAGACAACTCGAAATGAGTCGTCATCCGAGAACGTGTCCCGGGCGGGCGGATCGTTCGAGGCGCGGATTGTAACTTCCCGGGAGAAGGTTGCGTCACCGGCTTCGAACTCCACCGCGTTCGAGGGAATGTGCCTGTACCCGAGATCGACGAGGATGTGGGTGGTTGTATCATCAGTGGTCGTCTCGATTTTTCGTATGTTCAGGGGGACGCGTTCTCCCTTGACACTCTCCCGGATGGAAACGGATCCGCCCACATCCGAAAGCGGCGTGTCCCCGTTGTCCCACAGCGTTACCCGGATGTAGCGATAGTCGGTGGTGGGATAGGATACCGTGGTGTCGGCGACGCCGTGATCGGTGGTGAAGTCGAAAATTTGTATGTCGTTGGTGAGGACGGCGAAATGCCGATTGTCCGGAGATCCCTCCACGGTGACTCTGCGAACGAAATCGACGGACGATGTTGTGACGGTGACGGCATTTGTTCTGACGTATTCATCCCCCAGGTCGATGGTGAAGGTTGTGTGGCTCTGGGGAACGTAAGCGGTATTGATGATATCCGAGACGATGCGATGTGATGTTTTCTCGGCACGTTCGGTCCAGATGACGAAGGGGATTTCACGCCCGTCATCGGTGACGATCCTGATGTCGGAGAGATCCGAAAGAGATCGATCGTATATCTCCGGCGTCACGTTGAACGTCACGTATCCACCGGCTTTTCCGCAGTTACTGTCGGACAGGTCTCCGGTTTTTCCCGCGATGGGGGACTGCCACCGGTAGCGGGAAGAGTCGAGGGCGAGGGCCGCCGTGGAAGCTGCGCCGATGAGAAACACCACAGCCATTGCAGCGGCTACCGTCACCGCAAGTGCCTGAAGGGTGGGACGGGAGGCGCGGCTCGGTGTAACAATTCGTTCACGATTACAGGTCTTCATTATCTTCCCGAAGCGTATTCTGGACAGGTTTTTGCTCATCCCCGATGACAAGGTCGATGATGGAGTCCTTGAATCGGGTATACAGGTACGAAACGGCCAGGAGGATGACGCCCAGGCCGATGAACGACACGATGCGGTAGAACCGCTCGAGCCGGGAGAGGTCGAAGAAAAACACCTTGATGATGGTTACGGCAAAGAGGGAGATGGCGAATATCCGGGCGGTGCGGTTTTTTGCTGCGATGCCGAAGACGATAAGCACAGCCGAATAGACCATCCATATCCCCGAGAGCGACAGGCGCTGGGCGTAGAGAACCGCGTCGGCGAATTTATATATGTCTCCCTGGACCACCGGCACGGCTGCGCGTTTCATCTCAAAATAGTCATATGCTTCCGCCGAGAGCGCCGCGATCATCACAAAATGCGCGGCGATGAAGAACATTGTTGCAGAGACCTTTCGGAACGTATCGCCCGGGTCTTTTTTCAGGGCGCGCTGTGTCATATACACACCGAAGCCCAGGGCGGCGGCCACATACAGGGCCGTCAGGAATCGTTCATTGAGAATGATGCGAAAGGTTTCGGCTGTGATATCCACGTCGAAATCGAGGATGAACAATCTCCCCAGCACCACCAGAAAGAGCGCCAGCCCGCCGATCCCCACCGCCCGGCTCTGTACCGCCAGCCCGATCCAGACCAGGGCCGCGGCCTGGGTGGCCCAGCCCACGGTAATCCACGCGCCGTCGAGCTCGATAGGTATCATCACCATGACGAAGGCCAGTGCCACCGAGTAGAAACCGAGGATCAACAGAGAGTCCCCGGCGTTTCGCCTGTGGGTCAG
It contains:
- the purE gene encoding 5-(carboxyamino)imidazole ribonucleotide mutase, whose translation is MAHEQVLIVMGSASDLPVMQEAKKTLDELNISAQMRIASAHRTPDATDELAKAARDRGTQVIIAGAGYAAHLAGVIASKTTLPVIGVPLASSDLVGVDSLLSTVQMPPGIPVATVGIGKAGAKNAAILAAQIIAVTDESVQKALEARRAETRDSILQADKKLRETE
- the purD gene encoding phosphoribosylamine--glycine ligase; the encoded protein is MKVLIIGGGGREHALAWKLSQEQRISKIFTAPGNGGTSKIGTNVPSKVDDIDYLADIAVREEIDLTIVGPEEPLTKGIVDTFTKRGLRIFGPNRSAARIEGSKSFSKNLMKKYNIPTAEFDVFDSPEDARNYIINFGRPMVIKADGLAAGKGVLPCHTLQDAVDAVDRIMVKKEFGAAGNRLVVEELLKGEEASFLAFSDGETVLPLATSQDHKPVYNNDNGPNTGGMGAYSPAPVITDELFERTMREIMIPTVRAMKAEGHPYVGILYAGLMISKGEPKVLEFNARFGDPEAQPLLMRLKSDLSPIIDAAIDGKLAGHTLDWDPRPAVCVVMASGGYPGKYQIGRQIFGVNRAESLDDVVVFHAGTTMVGKFLNSAGGRVLGVTALGEDLKGAIDLAYEAVDLIDFHEAHYRTDIGAKGLKYGS
- the purH gene encoding bifunctional phosphoribosylaminoimidazolecarboxamide formyltransferase/IMP cyclohydrolase; the encoded protein is MALIKTALISVSDKTGIVSFSQELSAMGVSIISTGGTAKLLSDNGISVTDISDYTGFPEMMDGRLKTLHPKVHGGLLAVRDNTAHMEKASEHQMTLIDMVVVNLYPFEETVEKKDVTLADAIENIDIGGPTMLRAAAKNNRFVTVIVDPADYDRVLGEMKDNKGEVSESTNFELAKKTFTRTAAYDGAISNFLTSLDENNKRIRFPKSITFQFQKVQSLRYGENPHQQAAFYAEHEKYPATLTSAKVLQGKELSYNNIMDTDAAMDVVRNIEKPAVAIIKHANPCGMAIGGESLAQTYKNARETDPISAFGGIVALNRPVDQETAEALAETFLEVVVAPGFSDEAKDILADKKNLRLLVVPTGPAGDEDGFNLRRVHGGLLVQDWDTASIDVRKAKVVTKRAPTEEEWNALELAWRAVKHVKSNAIVFANEHQLVGVGAGQMSRVDSVNIAKMKAQLTTEGAVMGSDAFFPHPDGIEAAARAGITAVIQPGGSIRDDDAIKEADKHNMAMVLTEQRHFRH
- a CDS encoding DUF3999 family protein, translating into MKTCNRERIVTPSRASRPTLQALAVTVAAAMAVVFLIGAASTAALALDSSRYRWQSPIAGKTGDLSDSNCGKAGGYVTFNVTPEIYDRSLSDLSDIRIVTDDGREIPFVIWTERAEKTSHRIVSDIINTAYVPQSHTTFTIDLGDEYVRTNAVTVTTSSVDFVRRVTVEGSPDNRHFAVLTNDIQIFDFTTDHGVADTTVSYPTTDYRYIRVTLWDNGDTPLSDVGGSVSIRESVKGERVPLNIRKIETTTDDTTTHILVDLGYRHIPSNAVEFEAGDATFSREVTIRASNDPPARDTFSDDDSFRVVSSGVIHRITTESFKTERLTLEYPETKERYLEFIIHDRDDAPLDMTVSNITGVPRHVTFAVKEGESYFLLTGNVRAHTPSYDLRTTFPFLDKSTFSPCEAGALRENPYYVPSREIPYSERYRMLIWVALGLAALVLGIVVIRAMRRTVRSK